The Streptomyces avermitilis MA-4680 = NBRC 14893 genome contains a region encoding:
- a CDS encoding aldo/keto reductase, which produces MASRWSSSFSGVGTPCSRPSSAISIDTADNYGPSTKGGVVRTGDSAWHITGRPEQLRAMCEASLRLLRLDTIDLYQLHRLDPGVPMADQLGTLDALRTEGEIRHLGLDTVTAEQLEAALELTDIASVQNRYNLLDRASEPLLSRLDSLG; this is translated from the coding sequence TTGGCGAGCCGCTGGAGCAGCTCGTTCAGCGGAGTCGGTACGCCGTGCAGCCGCCCCAGCAGCGCGATCTCGATCGACACCGCGGACAACTACGGCCCGTCCACCAAGGGCGGCGTCGTACGCACCGGTGACAGCGCCTGGCACATCACCGGGCGCCCGGAGCAGCTGCGGGCGATGTGCGAGGCGAGCCTGCGGCTGCTGCGGCTCGACACGATCGACCTGTACCAGTTGCACCGGCTCGACCCCGGGGTACCGATGGCCGACCAGCTGGGCACGCTCGACGCGTTGCGCACCGAGGGCGAGATCCGGCACCTCGGGCTCGACACGGTCACCGCCGAACAGCTCGAAGCGGCACTGGAGTTGACGGACATCGCCTCCGTGCAGAACCGCTACAACCTGCTCGACCGTGCGTCGGAACCGCTGCTGTCCCGGCTGGACAGCCTGGGGTGA
- a CDS encoding DUF1697 domain-containing protein has protein sequence MTTYAALLRGINVGGNKKVPMAELRTLLQGLGYGGVATYLQSGNAVFTSDHGDEQSLAAEVGQAIEKRFGFTVDVLVRDHAYLKAVREACPFPAAELEAKQLHVTYFSGPVDAERFASLDQPAFLPEEFRLGDRALYLYAPDGLGRSKLGETLARPRLLKGIVATSRNWNTVVKLEELTGA, from the coding sequence ATGACGACGTATGCGGCCTTGCTCCGCGGGATCAATGTGGGCGGCAACAAGAAGGTGCCGATGGCCGAGCTCCGGACGCTCCTCCAGGGGCTCGGGTACGGGGGCGTGGCCACCTATCTGCAAAGCGGCAACGCCGTCTTCACCAGCGACCACGGCGACGAGCAGTCCCTGGCGGCGGAGGTCGGGCAGGCCATCGAGAAGCGCTTCGGCTTCACCGTCGACGTCCTCGTCCGCGACCACGCCTATCTCAAGGCCGTACGCGAGGCCTGCCCCTTCCCGGCCGCCGAACTGGAGGCCAAGCAGCTCCACGTCACCTATTTCTCCGGGCCGGTCGACGCGGAGCGCTTCGCCTCGCTCGACCAGCCGGCCTTCCTGCCGGAGGAGTTCCGCCTGGGCGACCGCGCGCTCTATCTGTACGCCCCTGACGGCCTCGGCCGCTCCAAGCTGGGGGAGACCCTGGCCAGGCCCCGCCTCCTCAAGGGGATCGTCGCCACCAGCCGCAACTGGAACACGGTCGTCAAACTGGAGGAGCTGACCGGCGCCTGA
- a CDS encoding MMPL family transporter, translated as MANGETTRVRGIAARAGGWSARHRWAAVGIWVLFVVLAMGLGSAAGQVKVKESDQLGGETHTAAKIIEDAGIEEPASETVLIQVRNGSSKATDAGFRDAVDAVMRAVEDTGKATDVTSPYDTRTISKDGRSALVQFDMRGESDTAGERVEPVLKAVEGVQKDHTELRIEEIGGASMMKQYNDAFGDDFQKAEYSAVPVALGILLIAFGALVAALLPVALAITAIMATMGLMGIVSHLQPMDDTASSVMLLVGLAVGVDYCLFYLRREREERAAGRSADAALRIAAATSGRAIIVSGITVCVAMAGMLFTGLATFEAMGLASLMVVAVAMVGSVTVLPALLSLLGERVEKGRIPFLHPDKRRKNGNAAKGNGESRFWGAVLRVVLAKPGVALVVAAGALLAIAAPALGMKTQNLTLDQEFGDSLPIVGTYNRVNDAFPGGSEPAEVVVRAKDINAADVKSALADFRTQAVSSGASRGPVEIKVHDAQNIAFVYVPLVGGSDQDKAGQSLDLLRDKVRPDTLGKVDGVQAPITGQVAGNKDFNDQLIGSVAPVFAFVVVFAFLLMLVSFRSLTIAITSIVLNLLSVGAAYGILVGVFQHGWGASLVGAEGVGAIVTWLPLFLFVILFGLSMDYHVFVVSRIREARLRGRSTKDAIQHGVVTTAGVVTSAAVIMVAVFAIFGTLSMQSMKQMGVGLAAAVLIDATIIRGVLLPAVMALLGERNWYLPRWLNRLPDLTHDESPEPVSPPQPPAVEGERVGV; from the coding sequence ATGGCGAACGGAGAAACAACGCGGGTCCGGGGCATAGCAGCCCGGGCCGGCGGCTGGAGCGCCCGGCACCGCTGGGCAGCCGTCGGCATCTGGGTGCTGTTCGTCGTCCTGGCGATGGGACTCGGTTCGGCGGCGGGCCAGGTCAAGGTCAAGGAGAGCGACCAGCTGGGGGGCGAGACCCACACGGCCGCCAAGATCATCGAGGATGCCGGGATCGAGGAGCCGGCCAGTGAGACCGTCCTGATCCAGGTCAGGAACGGGTCGTCCAAGGCCACCGACGCCGGGTTCCGCGACGCGGTCGACGCGGTGATGCGGGCGGTCGAAGACACCGGCAAGGCGACGGACGTGACGTCGCCGTACGACACCCGGACCATCTCGAAGGACGGCCGGAGCGCGCTCGTGCAGTTCGACATGCGCGGCGAGTCGGACACCGCGGGCGAGCGGGTCGAGCCGGTGCTGAAGGCCGTCGAGGGTGTCCAGAAGGACCACACGGAGCTGCGGATCGAGGAGATCGGCGGCGCCAGCATGATGAAGCAGTACAACGACGCGTTCGGCGACGACTTCCAGAAGGCCGAGTACTCCGCGGTGCCGGTGGCCCTCGGTATTCTGCTGATCGCCTTCGGCGCGCTGGTCGCGGCGCTACTGCCGGTGGCCCTCGCGATCACCGCGATCATGGCGACGATGGGTCTGATGGGCATCGTCAGCCATCTGCAGCCGATGGACGACACCGCCAGCTCCGTGATGCTCCTGGTCGGTCTGGCGGTCGGCGTCGACTACTGCCTGTTCTACCTGCGCCGTGAGCGCGAGGAGCGGGCGGCGGGCCGGAGCGCGGACGCCGCCCTGCGCATCGCCGCCGCGACCAGTGGGCGCGCCATCATCGTCTCCGGAATCACGGTGTGTGTGGCGATGGCGGGCATGCTGTTCACCGGCCTCGCCACGTTCGAGGCGATGGGCCTCGCCTCGCTGATGGTCGTGGCGGTCGCGATGGTCGGATCGGTGACCGTGCTGCCGGCGCTGCTCTCGCTGCTCGGTGAGCGGGTGGAGAAGGGGCGGATTCCGTTCCTGCACCCGGACAAACGGCGTAAGAACGGCAACGCCGCCAAGGGCAACGGGGAAAGCCGGTTCTGGGGAGCCGTGCTCCGGGTCGTGCTCGCCAAGCCCGGTGTCGCGCTCGTCGTCGCGGCCGGCGCGCTGCTGGCGATCGCGGCGCCCGCACTCGGCATGAAGACCCAGAACCTCACGCTGGACCAGGAGTTCGGCGATTCACTGCCGATCGTGGGGACGTACAACCGCGTCAACGACGCCTTCCCCGGCGGCTCCGAGCCGGCCGAGGTGGTCGTCAGGGCCAAGGACATCAACGCCGCCGACGTGAAGTCCGCGCTGGCCGACTTCCGTACCCAGGCCGTGAGTTCGGGTGCCTCGCGCGGGCCGGTCGAGATCAAGGTGCACGACGCGCAGAACATCGCCTTCGTCTATGTACCGCTGGTCGGCGGCTCCGACCAGGACAAGGCCGGCCAGAGCCTGGACCTGCTGCGCGACAAGGTGCGGCCCGACACGCTCGGCAAGGTCGACGGCGTCCAGGCGCCGATCACCGGACAGGTCGCGGGGAACAAGGACTTCAACGATCAGCTGATCGGCTCGGTGGCCCCGGTCTTCGCCTTCGTCGTGGTCTTCGCCTTCCTGCTGATGCTGGTGTCGTTCCGCTCGCTGACGATCGCGATCACCTCGATCGTGCTCAACCTCCTTTCGGTGGGCGCGGCCTACGGCATCCTGGTCGGCGTCTTCCAGCACGGCTGGGGCGCCTCGCTGGTCGGCGCGGAGGGCGTGGGCGCCATCGTCACCTGGCTGCCGCTGTTCCTCTTCGTGATCCTCTTCGGGCTCTCGATGGACTACCACGTCTTCGTGGTCTCGCGGATCCGTGAGGCGCGGCTGCGCGGCCGGAGCACCAAGGACGCCATCCAGCACGGTGTGGTGACCACGGCCGGAGTCGTCACCAGCGCCGCCGTCATCATGGTCGCCGTCTTCGCGATCTTCGGGACGCTGTCCATGCAGTCCATGAAGCAGATGGGCGTGGGCCTGGCCGCCGCGGTCCTGATCGACGCGACGATCATCCGCGGCGTTCTCCTCCCCGCCGTGATGGCCCTGCTCGGCGAGCGCAACTGGTACCTCCCGAGGTGGCTGAACCGGCTGCCGGACCTCACCCACGACGAGTCACCCGAGCCGGTGTCGCCGCCTCAGCCGCCCGCCGTGGAGGGCGAGCGGGTGGGAGTCTGA
- a CDS encoding CDP-alcohol phosphatidyltransferase family protein, whose product MPSLRRDLPPLPEVRRITQKKRDAWWTVLLVDPVATPLVRQVALRTRITPNQLTWGAFLLGLASAVCFALGDWRWLVAGAVVYHLSFILDCMDGKVARLTGQGSVFGAWLDFVFDRIRVAVCAVALMAGQYERSGDTTYIWLAAAVIGLDTLRYINSLEIFKIRHSMRKQIKSRLREARRSENQAELAFMEDLLRNNPEADIEQDQRSAAAGQEAPEGGTAARPQAQVIDLHEEFRHRFPAYLRARSFLLRHRIRTHLVSGIEFQMGVFIIGPFLDSVIGATIVSGALLLVFELAIIYKLLLSTRDFTRTIDSFERDDVARAA is encoded by the coding sequence ATGCCCTCCCTACGCCGAGACCTCCCGCCCCTTCCCGAGGTGCGCCGCATCACGCAGAAGAAGCGCGACGCCTGGTGGACCGTGCTGCTCGTCGACCCGGTCGCCACCCCGCTCGTGCGGCAGGTCGCGCTGCGGACGAGGATCACGCCGAACCAGCTCACCTGGGGTGCGTTCCTGCTCGGTCTCGCCTCGGCGGTGTGCTTCGCGCTCGGCGACTGGCGCTGGCTGGTCGCCGGTGCCGTCGTCTACCACCTGAGCTTCATCCTCGACTGCATGGACGGCAAGGTCGCCCGGCTGACCGGCCAGGGCTCGGTGTTCGGGGCCTGGCTGGACTTCGTCTTCGACCGCATCCGGGTGGCGGTGTGCGCGGTGGCGTTGATGGCCGGGCAGTACGAGCGCTCCGGAGACACGACGTACATCTGGCTGGCCGCCGCCGTGATCGGCCTGGACACCCTGCGCTACATCAACTCGCTGGAAATCTTCAAGATCCGCCATTCGATGCGCAAGCAGATCAAGTCCCGCCTGAGGGAGGCGCGCCGGTCCGAGAACCAGGCCGAGCTGGCCTTCATGGAAGACCTGCTGCGCAACAATCCCGAGGCGGACATCGAGCAGGACCAGCGCAGCGCCGCGGCCGGGCAGGAGGCTCCCGAAGGCGGCACGGCGGCCCGCCCCCAGGCCCAGGTCATCGACCTGCACGAGGAGTTCCGGCACCGCTTCCCGGCCTATCTGAGGGCACGTTCCTTCCTGCTGCGCCACCGCATTCGCACCCACCTGGTGAGCGGCATCGAATTCCAGATGGGCGTCTTCATCATCGGCCCGTTCCTCGACTCGGTGATCGGGGCGACGATCGTGTCCGGTGCCCTGCTCCTCGTCTTCGAGCTCGCCATCATCTACAAGCTGCTGCTGTCCACCCGCGACTTCACCCGCACGATCGACTCCTTCGAGCGCGACGACGTGGCCCGGGCGGCCTGA
- a CDS encoding ABC transporter substrate-binding protein, whose amino-acid sequence MRRRWITALVALGLLLAGCSSDHDGSGGRITLRFQSLAWQEESVAANKELVEEWNATHPAVQVAYVQGSWDSVHDQLLTSFEGGEAPDVIHDASDDLADFAYGGSLADLRELLPARLMSDIPQRSWRTATFGDGIYGVPFLQEPRVLIANATWLKESGVRIPTPERPWTWDEFRRIAGQLSGKGKYGVAWPLKEPVSATLNLSLSTGGQMFHRGADGKVTVRFDAADALVPRTVHDEVNTDGSASGSTLGMGGSDTLPGFFGGKYAMVPLGFSYRQQIAQQAPKGFEWQVLPAPAGADGLAQGVSPQTLSVAADSPHKKEAAEFIDFLLRPKNMVRLALGDWMLPTGTEALKDPALHTAMDDWATGTALAAHLRSAPAQSVRGYPEWKDKVATPAFQEYYSGAIGLAELRKRLVEDGNLVLARYQR is encoded by the coding sequence ATGCGCAGGAGGTGGATCACCGCGCTCGTCGCGCTGGGGCTGCTGCTCGCGGGATGTTCTTCGGACCACGACGGCTCCGGCGGCCGTATCACCCTCCGCTTCCAGTCCCTCGCCTGGCAGGAGGAGTCCGTCGCTGCCAACAAGGAGCTGGTCGAGGAGTGGAACGCGACGCATCCGGCCGTCCAGGTCGCATACGTGCAGGGAAGCTGGGACAGCGTCCACGACCAGCTGCTGACCTCCTTCGAGGGCGGTGAGGCGCCCGACGTCATCCACGACGCGTCCGACGACCTCGCCGACTTCGCCTACGGCGGCTCGCTCGCCGATCTGCGCGAACTGCTGCCCGCCCGGCTCATGTCGGACATCCCGCAGCGGAGTTGGCGGACGGCGACCTTCGGGGACGGGATCTACGGGGTGCCGTTCCTCCAGGAGCCAAGGGTGCTGATCGCCAACGCCACCTGGCTGAAGGAGTCGGGGGTGCGCATTCCGACCCCCGAGCGGCCGTGGACGTGGGACGAGTTCCGCCGGATCGCCGGTCAGCTGAGCGGCAAGGGCAAGTACGGCGTCGCCTGGCCGCTCAAGGAACCCGTCTCGGCCACGCTCAACCTGTCCCTCTCGACCGGCGGACAGATGTTCCACCGGGGTGCCGACGGCAAGGTGACGGTGCGGTTCGACGCGGCCGACGCCCTCGTGCCGCGCACCGTGCACGACGAGGTGAACACCGACGGGAGCGCGTCGGGCAGCACGCTCGGTATGGGCGGTTCCGACACGCTGCCCGGGTTCTTCGGTGGGAAGTACGCGATGGTCCCGCTCGGCTTCTCGTACCGGCAGCAGATCGCGCAACAGGCGCCGAAGGGTTTCGAGTGGCAGGTGCTGCCCGCGCCGGCCGGTGCCGACGGGCTCGCCCAGGGCGTCAGCCCGCAGACGCTGTCCGTCGCCGCGGACAGCCCGCACAAGAAGGAGGCCGCCGAGTTCATCGACTTCCTGCTCCGGCCGAAGAACATGGTCCGGCTCGCGCTCGGCGACTGGATGCTGCCCACGGGCACCGAGGCCCTCAAGGACCCCGCCCTGCACACCGCCATGGACGACTGGGCGACCGGCACCGCACTCGCCGCCCACCTCCGTTCGGCTCCCGCCCAGTCCGTACGCGGCTACCCGGAGTGGAAGGACAAGGTCGCGACCCCCGCGTTCCAGGAGTACTACAGCGGGGCGATCGGCCTGGCCGAGCTGAGAAAGCGGCTGGTCGAGGACGGAAATCTGGTGCTGGCTCGCTATCAGCGCTGA
- a CDS encoding carbohydrate ABC transporter permease: MKTPKRARAGQYVALLAYLVFLAFPFLWLISTAFKPPRELASLHPTWIPRNPTLANFRQAFDEQPLLHAALNSLLAALGAALIAVLIATPMAYVMARRRTLLARAATGWVVVSQAFPFVLVIIPLFLVLKHLRLINSVPGLIMVYVVWALPFALWMLVGYVRAVPVELEEAAAVDGAGRARTLVSVTAPLLAPGIVATALFAFITAWNEFFFALVLLKTPQKQTLPVVLTHFIGAEGVADLGPLAAAAFLATLPSLVVFAVIQRRITGGMLTGAVKS; the protein is encoded by the coding sequence GTGAAGACCCCCAAGAGGGCCCGCGCCGGCCAGTACGTCGCACTGCTCGCCTATCTCGTCTTCCTCGCCTTCCCCTTCCTCTGGCTGATCTCCACGGCCTTCAAACCGCCGCGCGAGCTGGCCAGTCTGCACCCCACCTGGATCCCGAGGAACCCGACGCTCGCCAACTTCCGGCAGGCCTTCGACGAGCAGCCCCTGCTGCACGCCGCGCTCAACTCCCTGCTCGCGGCCCTCGGAGCGGCGCTGATCGCCGTGCTGATCGCGACTCCGATGGCCTACGTCATGGCCCGGCGCCGCACCCTCCTCGCCCGGGCCGCCACGGGCTGGGTGGTGGTCAGCCAGGCGTTCCCGTTCGTTCTGGTGATCATCCCGCTGTTCCTGGTCCTCAAGCACCTGCGGCTGATCAACTCCGTGCCCGGTCTGATCATGGTGTACGTGGTGTGGGCGCTGCCGTTCGCGCTGTGGATGCTGGTCGGGTACGTACGGGCCGTGCCGGTGGAGCTGGAGGAGGCGGCGGCAGTGGACGGCGCCGGGCGGGCGCGCACGCTGGTGTCGGTGACCGCACCGCTGCTGGCGCCGGGCATCGTGGCGACGGCACTGTTCGCGTTCATCACCGCGTGGAACGAGTTCTTCTTCGCGCTGGTGCTGCTCAAGACCCCGCAGAAACAGACGCTGCCGGTCGTCCTCACACACTTCATCGGCGCGGAGGGCGTCGCGGACCTCGGCCCGCTGGCCGCGGCGGCGTTCCTCGCCACCCTGCCCTCGCTGGTCGTCTTCGCGGTCATCCAGCGGCGGATCACGGGCGGCATGCTCACCGGGGCGGTGAAGAGCTGA
- a CDS encoding carbohydrate ABC transporter permease: MTLATVTKRSVKSPPRPAGRGRTPTGQGAWFLVLPALLPILVLSVGPLLYGIALAFTDSQSGRTAPTQWIGTLNFQDLVQDTLFWDSFRIGLLWAVGVTVPQFLLALGLALLLNQDLKLRWAARALAIIPWAMPEVVVGIMWRLVYNPDAGILNETIRDLGLGDGRDWLSGLSTALPAVIVVGVWAGMPQTTVALLAGLQNTPRELHEAASMDGAGAWRRFLSVTWPALRPVALAITALNLIWNFNSFALVYVLTNGGPGGRTRLPMLFAYEEAFRYGQFGYAAAMGCVLVAVISVLLAVFLVGRLKGGEDA, translated from the coding sequence GTGACATTGGCGACCGTGACGAAGCGGTCAGTGAAGAGCCCGCCGCGGCCCGCCGGGCGGGGCCGGACGCCCACCGGCCAGGGCGCCTGGTTCCTGGTGCTGCCCGCGTTGCTCCCGATCCTCGTGCTCAGCGTCGGACCCCTGCTGTACGGGATCGCGCTGGCGTTCACCGACTCCCAGTCGGGGCGGACCGCGCCCACGCAGTGGATCGGGACCCTCAACTTCCAGGACCTGGTGCAGGACACGCTGTTCTGGGACTCGTTCCGGATCGGGCTGCTGTGGGCGGTCGGGGTGACCGTGCCGCAGTTCCTGCTCGCGCTCGGGCTCGCCCTGCTGCTCAACCAGGACCTGAAGCTGCGCTGGGCGGCACGGGCGCTCGCGATCATTCCCTGGGCGATGCCCGAGGTGGTCGTCGGCATCATGTGGCGGCTCGTCTACAACCCGGACGCGGGCATCCTCAACGAGACGATCCGCGATCTGGGCCTCGGTGACGGCCGCGACTGGCTGTCCGGTCTGTCCACCGCCCTGCCCGCCGTGATCGTCGTCGGCGTGTGGGCGGGCATGCCGCAGACGACCGTCGCCCTGCTCGCCGGGCTGCAGAACACCCCGCGTGAACTCCACGAGGCGGCCTCGATGGACGGCGCGGGCGCCTGGCGCCGCTTCCTGAGCGTCACCTGGCCGGCCCTCAGACCGGTCGCGCTGGCGATCACCGCGCTCAACCTCATCTGGAACTTCAACTCGTTCGCCCTGGTCTATGTGCTGACCAACGGAGGCCCCGGCGGCCGCACCCGCCTGCCCATGCTCTTCGCCTACGAAGAGGCCTTCCGCTACGGCCAGTTCGGTTACGCGGCGGCGATGGGCTGTGTGCTGGTCGCGGTGATCTCGGTGCTCCTCGCCGTGTTCCTGGTGGGCCGTCTGAAGGGAGGCGAAGACGCGTGA
- a CDS encoding phosphotransferase enzyme family protein, with amino-acid sequence MDEAQARDVLATASVLPGPARDARLLALGENAVFAAGDLVVKVGRDAELLDRARRELEIAHWLADTGVPAVRAAEPEARLVDGHPVTVWHRLPDPVRPAEPRDLAELLRVVHALPSPSFDLPPRELLGGVERWLRLAGDAIDPADAAYLRERRDGFAAAAAALTPQLPPGPIHGDALPRNVHVGPGGPVLVDLETFSADLREHDLVVMALSRDRYGLPAEAYDAFTTTYGWDVREWTGAAVLRGARETASCAWVAQHAPSNPKALTEFERRVASLRDGDETVRWYPF; translated from the coding sequence ATGGACGAGGCACAGGCGCGGGACGTACTGGCCACGGCGAGCGTGCTGCCCGGGCCGGCCCGGGACGCGCGGCTTCTCGCCCTGGGCGAGAACGCGGTGTTCGCCGCCGGTGACCTGGTGGTCAAGGTGGGGCGCGACGCCGAGCTCCTCGACCGCGCACGGCGGGAGCTGGAGATCGCGCACTGGCTCGCCGACACCGGCGTCCCCGCGGTGCGGGCCGCCGAGCCCGAGGCGCGGTTGGTGGACGGCCATCCGGTGACGGTGTGGCATCGGCTGCCGGATCCGGTACGCCCCGCGGAGCCCCGGGACCTGGCCGAACTGCTGCGGGTGGTGCATGCCCTGCCCTCCCCCTCCTTCGACCTGCCGCCCCGCGAACTGCTGGGCGGCGTGGAGCGCTGGCTGCGTCTGGCGGGCGACGCGATCGATCCGGCGGACGCGGCCTATCTGCGCGAGCGCCGCGACGGGTTCGCCGCGGCCGCGGCCGCGCTCACTCCGCAGCTGCCGCCCGGCCCGATCCACGGCGACGCACTGCCCCGCAATGTGCACGTCGGCCCGGGCGGTCCGGTCCTGGTCGACCTGGAGACCTTCTCCGCCGATCTGCGCGAGCACGACCTGGTGGTCATGGCCCTGTCCCGTGACCGCTACGGGCTGCCCGCCGAGGCGTACGACGCGTTCACCACGACATACGGGTGGGATGTGCGGGAGTGGACGGGCGCTGCCGTGCTCCGGGGCGCCCGGGAGACCGCCAGCTGCGCCTGGGTCGCCCAGCACGCGCCGAGCAATCCCAAGGCACTGACCGAGTTCGAGCGGCGTGTGGCGTCACTGCGGGACGGGGACGAGACGGTGCGCTGGTACCCCTTCTGA
- a CDS encoding 3'-5' exonuclease: MAWHEQLLIGFDLETTGTDPREARIVTGAVIEVKGQEPVGRREWLADPGVEIPADAVAVHGITNERAAAEGGPPDRVAESLAQTLVGYWRTGVPVVAYNATFDLTLLSAELRRYGLPSLRERLDGRDPAPVIDPYTIDRWVDRYRRGKRNLEAVCTEYGVPLDAAHDATADALAAARLAAAIAHRHPKIAALGPAELHRRQIEWYAAWAADFQSFLRRKGDTAAVVDGTWPLREPADETV; the protein is encoded by the coding sequence ATGGCCTGGCACGAGCAGCTGCTGATCGGCTTCGACCTGGAGACGACCGGAACGGATCCGCGCGAGGCGCGCATCGTCACCGGCGCGGTCATAGAGGTCAAGGGTCAAGAGCCGGTCGGACGCCGCGAGTGGCTGGCCGACCCGGGCGTGGAGATCCCGGCGGACGCGGTGGCCGTGCACGGGATCACCAATGAGCGGGCCGCGGCCGAGGGCGGTCCCCCCGACCGGGTCGCCGAGTCCCTGGCGCAGACCCTCGTGGGGTACTGGCGAACCGGAGTGCCGGTCGTGGCGTACAACGCGACCTTCGACCTCACCCTCCTGTCCGCCGAACTGCGCCGGTACGGACTGCCGTCGCTGCGCGAGCGGCTCGACGGCCGCGACCCGGCACCGGTGATCGACCCGTACACGATCGACCGCTGGGTGGACCGCTACCGCCGCGGCAAGCGGAACCTCGAGGCGGTCTGCACGGAGTACGGCGTCCCCCTGGACGCCGCGCACGACGCGACCGCGGACGCCCTGGCCGCGGCCCGGCTCGCCGCCGCGATAGCCCACCGCCACCCGAAGATCGCCGCGCTCGGCCCGGCGGAGCTGCACCGCCGCCAGATCGAGTGGTACGCGGCCTGGGCGGCGGACTTCCAGAGCTTCCTGCGCCGCAAGGGCGACACGGCGGCGGTCGTGGACGGCACATGGCCGCTGCGGGAGCCGGCGGACGAAACGGTCTGA
- a CDS encoding SAV2148 family HEPN domain-containing protein gives MGSGGLELPPGDEGHEGNSTDVPPGAVSLARPMEMGSIGPELDWGTDAWREVRTRAQRAGRAYIWLNLVEQRLRAVVAAVLRPIYEPVHGDEWVVAAAGPAGQEWVQRAVAVREVSRRKGYLLDPADDNVLSFLTLPQLRELMVQHWPCFEPYIDERRDVELALDELEVTRNVVSRNRALSEAVLGQAERASAKLLEILGAGSDVPSARRLPVDAVEDMVGDRYGDVVGVHPDRVRLLRQFPGEDIFGGARRLDAIGIGLNLLVQNFSGRRLVRLAESGCRVRLLFLNPASSAVKRRERELGIKRGEMSRAVEMNILHMRRVRSKLRDPGAFEIQVYDETPRFTAYLVDGDGSDGIAVVQSYLRRTRGMEAPVLVLRGGGRVVKADDVDDSGLFPTYREEFELAWADSRPVS, from the coding sequence GTGGGCTCGGGAGGGCTGGAGTTGCCCCCTGGTGACGAGGGTCACGAGGGGAACTCCACAGATGTCCCACCCGGCGCGGTGTCCCTGGCACGGCCGATGGAAATGGGATCCATCGGACCGGAACTGGACTGGGGCACGGACGCCTGGCGCGAGGTGCGTACGCGCGCCCAGCGGGCCGGCCGTGCCTATATCTGGCTGAACCTCGTCGAACAGCGGCTGCGCGCGGTCGTGGCCGCTGTTCTGCGCCCCATCTACGAACCCGTCCACGGCGACGAGTGGGTGGTCGCCGCGGCCGGACCGGCCGGCCAGGAGTGGGTCCAGCGGGCGGTCGCGGTACGCGAAGTGAGCCGCCGCAAGGGCTACTTGCTGGACCCCGCCGACGACAACGTGCTGAGTTTCCTCACCCTGCCGCAGCTGCGCGAGCTGATGGTGCAGCACTGGCCGTGCTTCGAGCCGTACATCGACGAGCGCCGCGACGTTGAACTCGCCCTGGACGAGCTGGAGGTGACGCGTAACGTCGTCTCCCGCAACAGGGCCCTGTCCGAAGCGGTGCTCGGCCAGGCCGAGCGCGCCTCGGCGAAGCTCCTGGAGATCCTCGGCGCGGGCAGCGACGTGCCGTCCGCACGCCGGCTGCCCGTCGACGCGGTCGAGGACATGGTCGGCGACCGGTACGGGGACGTGGTCGGCGTCCACCCGGACCGGGTACGGCTGCTGCGGCAGTTCCCGGGCGAGGACATCTTCGGCGGCGCCCGCCGCCTCGACGCCATCGGCATCGGCCTGAACCTGCTCGTGCAGAACTTCTCCGGGCGCCGGCTGGTACGGCTCGCCGAGTCGGGCTGCCGGGTGCGTCTGCTGTTCCTGAATCCCGCGTCCAGCGCGGTGAAGCGGCGCGAGCGCGAACTCGGCATCAAGCGGGGCGAGATGAGCCGCGCCGTCGAGATGAACATCCTGCACATGCGCCGGGTGCGGTCCAAGCTGCGCGACCCGGGCGCCTTCGAGATCCAGGTCTACGACGAGACGCCTCGCTTCACCGCGTATCTCGTCGACGGAGACGGCTCCGACGGCATCGCGGTGGTGCAGTCGTATCTGCGGCGCACCCGCGGCATGGAAGCGCCGGTCCTGGTGCTGCGCGGCGGGGGCCGGGTGGTGAAGGCGGACGACGTCGACGACAGCGGGCTCTTCCCGACCTACCGCGAGGAGTTCGAACTGGCTTGGGCGGATTCGCGGCCTGTGTCCTGA